AGTCAATAAGCTTTTGACAGAAGCTACTACAGTTTAAAACTGAAACACAAAACATATCCTATTAGAACAGCATACCATAAACAAACACTATCCGGTTTTGAAGAAACTCGACAGACAACACCATATATAAGTGCCTAAATTTTATCAGTACATGTTGAACTAAAGTAGACACCATTAGAAGAAACTAGaaataattaaaaatgcataatctCGTCGCTGATTCAAGAATCATGGGCCGGTCTGCACTTTTGATCTCAACCAGTTAGTCGACTCTTGAAACTCGAAACATGTCCCTTTGAAACTGATACTTTAGTTTCACATATTCATAACTTATTGTAATAAGCAGATTCCACTTCATCAAGATTTCCATCCCTGAAAATTTTGAGATTTTATAAATTAAATTTCATCTTTTAAGACATTTTTATCAATTAGTACTAAAGAAAAACAGAAATCACATGATCCTAGGATGAACAATATAAGAGTTATAACTAAAATAAACAATCTTAAGACATTATTTCTATCCTTAGCATCTGAGAAGAGGATTTGTCATTTACCCGAGAGTGAAATTAGCTACAAGCTTGAACTTGTCTAGGACTGGGATGAACAGGTAAGACTGTTTCAAATGCTGCTACCAACATTGCCACCTTTTTCTTCCTGGCAGGAGCAAGTTTGGACACAGCCTGTTGGAGTGCGTAATCCAGCATAAATTCCTCGGAATTCTTCCTGTCATCTGTCATCTGATGCTTTAGATCAACCTTCTCTGCTTCAGGTTCAGGCTGCAACGGAATATAATTCGGTTCTGCAGGATTGAATTTCCACGACTCCTCATTTTCGTCGTCTAGGATTCTGCCTCGTCCGATTTTCCATTTCAGCCTGTCGAATGGCTTGGAATCTTCTTTGTTGGTGCTGCCTCTTGCATAAGATAATTTGGCCAACTTATCAGCATCTAGGGTTGGAAGGTTAGTTAAAGTTTCCTCTATGCCTGTATTGGCATTTTTGGCTTTTGTCCTGTCAACGGCTTCATTAGTTTTATCGTCCATTTCGATTTTACGCAATTTCGGACTATCTTGCTCCTCAGAATCCATCGAACTAGAGGTTTTACGCTTCCTTAAGGCATCTTCATCGTTCTCCGAAATGTTCTGGTTCTCCATTCCGCTCAGTCTCTCATATCCGGAATCTGAATCCATGGTGGTCCTAGTACCTTCCTGTTTAAGAAACAGAGTTATTAGAACAAATATGTAGATTGTGTTAAAAATAATTTAGACATTGAATAATTTGAAGGCTACGAAACCTGATTGTCCGCATAACTAGTTTGATTATCGGATTCAGGAACTGCATTTTCTTGAATATCTTCTTCAGTGCCTGGTACTGATTTTAGAATCGAATGGATCACTTCTGCCACGATTTCTTCCTCTTCTTGTTCACCAGCCGAAAATTCCTCGTCGGAAGACTTCTGATCATATGAAAAACTATCAAACACTTGGCTAGAATCAAGAACCTCACCATCCATCTCCGAATCACTGTCATTCGGTGCATCAGAACATGCGCTTTCTTCTTCATGGAGGATCTCATCAGTGAATATCTTTTCATTGTTGATGCCAATGAAGTCATCAATCATGATCACATAGTCGATACGAAGATCAAGATCAGCCTTTGTTACATTTCCAGGCTCTGGGGTCGAAAACTCCCCTTCTTCCCACTCCATATCAGTAGTTTGCGAGAAGTTATCGCCCTCCTCCACGCTTCCACGATCCTCATCACCGCTGCTTGTTAAGGATATTCCAAAAGTCGAGGAAGGCGTAGACTCATCGTTTTCGTCTAAAATCCCCTGATCTTTAGAGATAGTTCCACTTTTGATTGGCGTAAAATCCTCAAAATCAATCTCTGATTTAGGCGATCCTTCAGACAGGCTCTCAGCAAGAACTGCTCTGATTTCACCAGAAAAATCAGCCAGATCTTCTTCCTCAGTTTTAGTATAGATTTCAAAGAAGAAATCTTTGCCGAACTCACTCGAATCGCTTTCCTTGCTCATTTTCGGTCCATTATTCACTTTGGCTTTGCGAGGGCTCAGTGCTCCCAATTTAAAACTCTTCTGCAACTTCAAAGAACGTCTCTTTGCCGACAAGAAACATTTCAACGGCGGCAAAGGAGGATGGTGATGACCATTAAGAGAACAATAAGTGTACGGACAAACTTTCATAGTTGAAGTCCCTTCAGCTTCTGTTGCACCAGGACTTAGCTCAAGAAAAGGCGGAAACTTTGCGTCTTTCAAAGTCGAAGAACAAGTAGCTCTCTGTTCCTTCCTATCTCCACCACTACTACAGATAACAATGCTAGAACTTTTCTTGAAACTAGGAATTTTAGTTAAATTCCTAACAGAAGAACCAGCACTAGACACCGGTGATTTCGATTTTCGAATACTATTAATCTTTCCATTAGAAGAGGAAGTTCTAATTTTCATCGGAGAACTCACCTGTTTATGCTCGGAGCTGCTGGTAGACTTCATATAATTCGGCGACGATTTCTCAGGAGGAGGTTTTCCAGGCAAGGAAATGTTTTTCTTCATTCCTGAATAAGACAACCTTTGACTCTCCACATCGGGTTTCTTAAATGATCTCGATTTTTTCATCTTCTTCGTCTtcagatcaggttgttgttgttgatgaaaaTATGGTTTCAGGATTTCTGATTTATTAGAATCAGTTGCTTGGATTATGGTTCCAAGCTTGCTAGGTACTTTTCTTTGAACCATCTTTCAAAGAAAGACAAATTCCTGATGAAGcatcaagaagaagaagaaaagcaaAAACCTTTCTTGGTgggtttcttttcttttcttttcctgcCAAACAAACAAGTGTGagatttcttttttcttttttttagcaGATGGAATTTGAATAAGAATATGATGCTGACCTGCACTAAAGAAGATGGGTTTTTGGTGGGTCCCATCTATTTTAAGCATTTTCTGCAAtgaattattgcaattttattttatttttggttgtgtCATTGTCAGTAAACTCGTGGGAATTCCTACGTTAAGGGCATGCTTTCATGTTTCCTTGTTTcttaagcaatttttttttttaaagtcaatGTCCTTAAGTTTGGTTTCATGTCCAACTTGGGCCTCACATAATGTAATTGAACCAAGTAAGTACTACATCCGTCCCTAATATCACATTATGCAATTTATATATGAAATGTGAACGTTATTTAGGGACGGAAGGAGTACTATCTTAATGAAACCGGATGTCAATCCTAGACCACAGTGACGATTTCATCCCTAGTTCAAGTTGAAATAACGTTTAAGTTATGCGTAATTCATAATTCAAAGTTTCCATCCTTGATAAGGACAAGGGGTTACAAGATAATAGTCTAGAAGACACAAAGTAGATTGAATTTGACATTTCTCATTCTTAAATTGGTATTAATATTGACGATACCTAATCCACCATTTTACTTTATACATTTAATTTATTTATGTAATAAGCATTGGCATCTTTTGGTTCTTTATGAGACTTTGAAAATAAATTGTATTCTTTATTTGGGGTAACAACTAAGAATTTACTTTTAACACATTATTATGATAATAAGGATATATGTATTCAATAATATGTTATAAAGTTTTTTCTTTTTTTCAAACTTAGACAAATATGTCAACCGCACCCTCATAATTAGGGCAAGGATAAAATATGTAAGACTTAACTATCCATAAACATGTAAGTAGAAAAAAATAATTATATAGCGCTTGGTAGGCTATTTTTTATCATTCATTCGCAAGCATCCTCATGTCTTAAATtaattttctttttaaaaaatcaTTAAAAGTTGTTGTCCTTTTGATTGTGTctattcatttttatttttattttttaataaccAAACATAttagtataaaatatatcaatatttTGGCTTTGAGTTGTTGCTCTAATCTTATCACCAATTAAATGAATACTAGAGTTGAAAACTATCAGCTAAATATTAATGTTTATTGTTGATTTTCATCTAATATTTTTAGAAAAGTTTCCCATAAATAAAAGTAACCGAATTAATTTCCCTTGCTTTAGTCAATCTacccttttctcttttcttctatTTTTTAAAGGCCATATATTCTATAACAAGTCAAAAAAAAAATCTATAACAAGCTGTAAACTATTCACACCAGCTAAAAAATGTTTAGGGTGTCCAGGGTTGATTTTGATCTAAAATTATGTCAGAAATAGATTGGTTCGAAAGTCTGAGTCATCCCTCTCAATAAATATCGTCTCTCCCAATAATAAATCTCGTGACCTCTCTTAACAGATGCAACTTGTTTATCGATATATCGTTCCACCCAAAAGAGTCAAAAGAAACTGAAAGACTAATTAAGTTCAATGTTTGATTTAAGAAAACGTACTCAATTGTAACACTCTGAGCAATTATTTACTCTAAAAAAAAATTCGAAACTAGGGGGTGCATATGGAGGCATAGACACTTGGTAGGGTACTAGTTTAGATGTTATGAAAGTGAGAGGGCGAGAATAAGCCAAATAATTTTCACAAAAAAAGGATCATTAGGAAAAAGGAAATAGTGGTTGGTCAGTGGATTAGGGAATCCTGATGGCCGGTTTTAGTTTGGTTGGCGCCACCTTTGCTTCATCCAAACACCAACGGCATCCCTCACGCAACTGGTCGGCTAACGGTGGCCCGCCATAGACTGGTGTGGGTCCGTCCTAAATCAATGTTTGCCTCAACTTTTTTCTTGCAGAGACGCTCCTCTGTTCAAATGAAAAATTGACCTTTATCATAAATGTCAAACATTTCGAATTGAAAGTTCAATTCACATACTGATTTGGTAAAGTCTCCTCCTCCATAGTAATTATTAGTACAGAAATGAGATGGATTTATCGGTTTAGTACAGTCTTTAACCCCAATTCTCTTACCTTGTATAGAACTTACTATCATTCATTACCCATCATATGTGATGTCAACGATCAATCAAAGGTCGAAACTTTTCATGCTAAGCTAATAAAGGATGGATCTTTACAAATACTTAACACGGGAAACCATCTCCTTAGTCTTTATGTGAAATCACGAAATCTGGGTCATGCACAGAAACTGTTTGATGAAATTCGTGAAAGAGACGTCCGAACTTGGTCAACCCTTTTATCTGGACTTGCTCGAAATGAATGTTTCAGTTTGGTGTTGGATGAATTCAGAAATATGCAAATCGAAGGTGTTTGTCCGAACCAGTTCACTTTGTCTACTCTGTTTAAGTGTTGTTCTAGTTTATGTGAGGTTAGGTTGGGAAAGGAATTACATGGATGGATAATAAGAAATGGAATGGAATTGGATAACGTGTTAGAGAATTCTATCCTTGATTTCTATGTGAATTGTTATAAACTTGAGCATTCTAAGAGGGTCTTTGAATCAATGGAAGAGAAGAGTTGTTTGTCATGGAATATAATGCTTGGGGCATATTTGCGAAATAGAGATGTCCATAATTCCCTTGCATTGTTTAAAAGCTTGTCTTGTAAGGATGTGGCGACTTGGAACACGGTCATAGATGGACTACGGCAAATTGGGTTCTTACAGACTTCCTTGGATATACTTCGACAGATGGTTGAAAGTCGGAATTTGTTTAACAAGGTTACTTTCTCTATAGCTTTGAATTTGGCTTCTTCACTCTGTGATCTCGAACTTGGGAAACAATTACATTGCCGAGTTCTAATATTTGGAATTCAAGCTGACAATTTCATACAGAATTCATTAATTGATATGTACAACAAATGTGGGGTAATGGAGAAGGCCTCTAAAGTTTTCAGCAGAACTCCTCGAGATTCTCTGAATTCCGATGAAAAGGCAGAAATTGTTTCTAGAAGTTCCTTGGTAACCGGGTTTGTTCAAAATGGTAACTATGAAGAGGCACTCAAAACATATATCTCCATTGTTCGTGAAGGAGTTAAGGTGGATAAATTCACTCTTACAAGTTTAGTTTCTGCATGTGAGGATTTAGGAATTGGGGAGCAGATTCATGCTCACATTCTGAAAGGTGGGCACAGTCTAGATTCTTACTTAGCTTCATCATTAGTTGATATGTTTGCTAAATGTGGAAGCTTCGACGAGGCTCAGACAATTTTTGAAGAAACGAAAAATTCAAAGAACGTCGTGCTCTGGACTTCAATGATATCTAGCTATGCTGCACATGGGCGAGGGATGGATGCCGTTCATCTTTTTGAGTGCATGAGGAACGAAGGAATCGAGCCGAATCCAATTACGTTTGTAGGAGTCTTGACTGCATGTAGCCATGCAGGGCTGCTTGAACAAGGCCAAAAATATTTTACAACGACGAAGATCTACAGTATTAACCCTGAAATAGAACACTTCAACTGTATGGTTGATCTTTATGGCCGAGCTGGTCACTTGGAAAAGGCCAATGAATTCATTCATGAACACGGTATCTCTCACTTTAGTTCAGTATGGAAATCGTTTCTATCGTCTTGTCGTCTTCACCACAATGTTGAAATGGAAAAATGGGCTTTAGAAAACCTTCTGAAGCTCGAACCATCTGATGCAGCTCCATATATTTTGTCAGCAAGCATGTTAGCTTCTGATCAGAAATGGGAAGCTGCTGCTAACATGAGGAGCTTGATGCAAAAACATCGGGTTAATAAACTTCCCGCTTTGTCATGGATCCAAATGAAAAATTAGATACTGTTCAATTTTGAATcggaaattaattataattagtgtaAATTAAATTTTACTATTTTGGATGAATTAAAGATAATTTAATTGATTTTTTTAGGTGGGGTACTATTGTGACTTTAGGAAatgagaaagaaagaaagagtaTAAGCCAAAGATTTCTGAAAAGGGTTATTGGGAAAAGATAACAGTATAGTGGTTTACAGCTGACTATATAGCAATCTTCCATAATCTGATGGCCGGTGTTTCCTTCGGTGGCGCCACCTTTACTCGGCCAACATTTTTCGGGGGTTGCCTGATTGGTTGTCGGCCAAACTTTGCGACATGCAAAGTCCAAGTTTCTCGTGGAGACGCTCCTCTGTTCAAATCAAAAATAAGATGAGACCAAA
This genomic window from Rutidosis leptorrhynchoides isolate AG116_Rl617_1_P2 unplaced genomic scaffold, CSIRO_AGI_Rlap_v1 contig116, whole genome shotgun sequence contains:
- the LOC139881125 gene encoding uncharacterized protein, with product MVQRKVPSKLGTIIQATDSNKSEILKPYFHQQQQPDLKTKKMKKSRSFKKPDVESQRLSYSGMKKNISLPGKPPPEKSSPNYMKSTSSSEHKQVSSPMKIRTSSSNGKINSIRKSKSPVSSAGSSVRNLTKIPSFKKSSSIVICSSGGDRKEQRATCSSTLKDAKFPPFLELSPGATEAEGTSTMKVCPYTYCSLNGHHHPPLPPLKCFLSAKRRSLKLQKSFKLGALSPRKAKVNNGPKMSKESDSSEFGKDFFFEIYTKTEEEDLADFSGEIRAVLAESLSEGSPKSEIDFEDFTPIKSGTISKDQGILDENDESTPSSTFGISLTSSGDEDRGSVEEGDNFSQTTDMEWEEGEFSTPEPGNVTKADLDLRIDYVIMIDDFIGINNEKIFTDEILHEEESACSDAPNDSDSEMDGEVLDSSQVFDSFSYDQKSSDEEFSAGEQEEEEIVAEVIHSILKSVPGTEEDIQENAVPESDNQTSYADNQEGTRTTMDSDSGYERLSGMENQNISENDEDALRKRKTSSSMDSEEQDSPKLRKIEMDDKTNEAVDRTKAKNANTGIEETLTNLPTLDADKLAKLSYARGSTNKEDSKPFDRLKWKIGRGRILDDENEESWKFNPAEPNYIPLQPEPEAEKVDLKHQMTDDRKNSEEFMLDYALQQAVSKLAPARKKKVAMLVAAFETVLPVHPSPRQVQACS
- the LOC139881126 gene encoding putative pentatricopeptide repeat-containing protein At3g23330, with the protein product MRWIYRFSTVFNPNSLTLYRTYYHSLPIICDVNDQSKVETFHAKLIKDGSLQILNTGNHLLSLYVKSRNLGHAQKLFDEIRERDVRTWSTLLSGLARNECFSLVLDEFRNMQIEGVCPNQFTLSTLFKCCSSLCEVRLGKELHGWIIRNGMELDNVLENSILDFYVNCYKLEHSKRVFESMEEKSCLSWNIMLGAYLRNRDVHNSLALFKSLSCKDVATWNTVIDGLRQIGFLQTSLDILRQMVESRNLFNKVTFSIALNLASSLCDLELGKQLHCRVLIFGIQADNFIQNSLIDMYNKCGVMEKASKVFSRTPRDSLNSDEKAEIVSRSSLVTGFVQNGNYEEALKTYISIVREGVKVDKFTLTSLVSACEDLGIGEQIHAHILKGGHSLDSYLASSLVDMFAKCGSFDEAQTIFEETKNSKNVVLWTSMISSYAAHGRGMDAVHLFECMRNEGIEPNPITFVGVLTACSHAGLLEQGQKYFTTTKIYSINPEIEHFNCMVDLYGRAGHLEKANEFIHEHGISHFSSVWKSFLSSCRLHHNVEMEKWALENLLKLEPSDAAPYILSASMLASDQKWEAAANMRSLMQKHRVNKLPALSWIQMKN